From the genome of Pelmatolapia mariae isolate MD_Pm_ZW linkage group LG12, Pm_UMD_F_2, whole genome shotgun sequence, one region includes:
- the homer1b gene encoding homer protein homolog 1b isoform X3: MSATTMGEQPIYSTRAHVFQIDPNTKKNWLPTSKHAVTVSYFYDSTRNVYRIISLDGTKAIINSTISPNMTFTKTSQKFGQWADSRANTVYGLGFSTEHHLSKFAEKFAEYKEAARLAKEKSQEKMDMATSPSQESPAGELSSPLTPVTPPMENINGTDEICDTTPNSDARPEPAQNALAFAHREQFKTCRVCSF, encoded by the exons ATGTCAGCCACAACAATGGG GGAGCAGCCCATCTACAGCACGCGGGCCCACGTCTTCCAGATCGATCCCAACACCAAGAAGAACTGGCTGCCCACCAGCAAGCATGCCGTCACGGTTTCCTACTTCTACGACAGCACGCGCAACGTCTACCGCATCATCAGCCTGGACGGCACCAAG gcaATAATCAACAGCACCATCAGCCCCAACATGACGTTCACAAAGACCTCACAGAAATTTGGGCAGTGGGCGGACAGCCGAGCTAACACTGTCTATGGACTGGGATTCTCCACTGAGCATCATCTATCCAAG ttTGCAGAGAAGTTTGCAGAATATAAAGAAGCAGCAAGACTTGCTAAGGAGAAGAGTCAAGAAAAGATGGACATGGCCACATCTCCTTCTCAG GAGTCTCCAGCAGGCGAGCTCTCATCACCTTTGACCCCGGTGACTCCGCCCATGGAAAACATCAACGGCACAGATGAAATCTGTGACACGACTCCCAACTCAGACGCCCGTCCCGAGCCGGCACAGAACGCTCTGGCCTTTGCACACAG GGAGCAGTTTAAGACTTGTCGGGTCTGCTCTTTCTGA
- the tent2 gene encoding poly(A) RNA polymerase GLD2 isoform X1, which produces MFPRRTTPPRGRLAYSNGLHPPAPQSYDYNHQSLPGVNSFPRLERLPSYEWNPPPSTSTVQPRHMPAMINGRKRQNDQFSAHHVKRQRVDTPSHHLSSPPLIHSQPPHHRTDRAVAEPSRLSLTGFDHSYPSPNLDIHPQVPAVLESSSSLHANATEKLSCQMVELFEACQQQPSDLERKEVCRARLQQDIQQIFPSARLYLTGSSMNGLGSRCSDADICLVIKGNKKNDALRVLGRLLKLFKTLSYVERNQLIRAKVPILRFREKGSDLEFDLNVNNTVGIRNTFLLRSYAYADLRVRPMILVVKKWARYNNINDASKGTLSSYTLVLMVLHYLQTLSEPVLPSLQRDYPESFNPLMNLDMVPEGPKHIPPYISRNQSSLGELLLGFLKYYATEFSWDKQVISVREARAFPKNNSKEWNNKFICVEEPFERNNVARAVHEKLKFDAIKAKFAESCRLLHERKELNSILPFRAIIIKESSRG; this is translated from the exons ATGTTCCCCCGCAGAACTACCCCACCGAGGGGACGATTAGCCTACAGTAACGGTCTGCATCCACCGGCGCCCCAGAGCTACGATTACAACCACCAAAGTCTGCCAGGTGTCAACAG CTTTCCTAGGCTTGAGAGATTGCCTTCTTATGAATGGAACCCCCCACCATCCACCTCTACTGTTCAGCCTCGTCACATGCCAGCTATGATCAATGGGCGCAA GAGGCAGAATGATCAGTTCAGCGCTCATCATGTGAAGCGCCAGCGTGTTGACACCCCCAGCCACCACTTAAGCAGTCCACCTTTAATTCATAGCCAGCCTCCACATCATCGTACCGACCGAGCGGTAGCAGAGCCCTCAAGATTATCTCTCACTGGTTTTGATCACTCTTATCCCAGCCCTAACTTAGACATCCACCCTCAGGTACCCGCTGTGCTGGAAAGCTccagcagtctgcatgccaacgCTACGGAAAAG CTGAGTTGTCAGATGGTGGAGCTGTTTGAGGCGTGCCAGCAGCAGCCTTCAGATTTGGAGCGGAAGGAGGTGTGCCGCGCTCGTCTGCAACAAGACATACAGCAAATCTTTCCAT CTGCGCGGCTTTACTTGACTGGATCATCTATGAACGGATTGGGCTCCCGGTGCAGCGATGCTGATATATGCCTGGTTATCAAGGGAAAT AAAAAGAATGATGCTCTTCGTGTTCTTGGTCGTCTCCTAAAGTTGTTCAAAACCCTCT CGTATGTAGAGAGGAATCAGCTGATCAGAGCCAAAGTGCCAATCCTCAGGTTCAGGGAGAAAGGCAG TGATCTGGAGTTTGATCTGAATGTCAACAACACAGTGGGCATCAGGAATACATTCCTTCTGAGGAGTTACGCCTATG CTGATCTCAGGGTAAGACCCATGATCCTCGTCGTCAAGAAATGGGCACGGTACAATAATATCAATGATGCCAGCAAAGGAACATTAAGCAGCTACACGCTGGTGCTGATGGTCCTGCACTACCTCCAGA CTCTTAGTGAACCTGTCCTCCCATCTCTACAGAGGGACTACCCA GAGTCATTTAATCCTTTAATGAACCTGGACATGGTTCCAGAGGGACCCAAACACATCCCTCCCTACATCTCGAGAAACCAGTCCTCTCTGGGGGAGCTGCTTTTAGGATTTCTCAAGTACTATGCCACAGAGTTCAG TTGGGATAAACAGGTGATTTCTGTGCGAGAAGCCAGAGCGTTCCCTAAGAACAATTCTAAAGAGTGGAATAACAAATTCATATGTGTGGAAG AGCCTTTTGAAAGAAATAACGTCGCCAGGGCCGTCCACGAGAAGCTCAAGTTCGATGCCATTAAAGCGAAGTTTGCTGAG TCGTGTCGGTTACTACACGAGAGGAAGGAGCTGAACTCGATCCTCCCTTTCAGAGCCATCATCATTAAGGAGTCATCCAGGGGATGA
- the tent2 gene encoding poly(A) RNA polymerase GLD2 isoform X2, whose translation MFPRRTTPPRGRLAYSNGLHPPAPQSYDYNHQSLPGVNSFPRLERLPSYEWNPPPSTSTVQPRHMPAMINGRKRQNDQFSAHHVKRQRVDTPSHHLSSPPLIHSQPPHHRTDRAVPAVLESSSSLHANATEKLSCQMVELFEACQQQPSDLERKEVCRARLQQDIQQIFPSARLYLTGSSMNGLGSRCSDADICLVIKGNKKNDALRVLGRLLKLFKTLSYVERNQLIRAKVPILRFREKGSDLEFDLNVNNTVGIRNTFLLRSYAYADLRVRPMILVVKKWARYNNINDASKGTLSSYTLVLMVLHYLQTLSEPVLPSLQRDYPESFNPLMNLDMVPEGPKHIPPYISRNQSSLGELLLGFLKYYATEFSWDKQVISVREARAFPKNNSKEWNNKFICVEEPFERNNVARAVHEKLKFDAIKAKFAESCRLLHERKELNSILPFRAIIIKESSRG comes from the exons ATGTTCCCCCGCAGAACTACCCCACCGAGGGGACGATTAGCCTACAGTAACGGTCTGCATCCACCGGCGCCCCAGAGCTACGATTACAACCACCAAAGTCTGCCAGGTGTCAACAG CTTTCCTAGGCTTGAGAGATTGCCTTCTTATGAATGGAACCCCCCACCATCCACCTCTACTGTTCAGCCTCGTCACATGCCAGCTATGATCAATGGGCGCAA GAGGCAGAATGATCAGTTCAGCGCTCATCATGTGAAGCGCCAGCGTGTTGACACCCCCAGCCACCACTTAAGCAGTCCACCTTTAATTCATAGCCAGCCTCCACATCATCGTACCGACCGAGCG GTACCCGCTGTGCTGGAAAGCTccagcagtctgcatgccaacgCTACGGAAAAG CTGAGTTGTCAGATGGTGGAGCTGTTTGAGGCGTGCCAGCAGCAGCCTTCAGATTTGGAGCGGAAGGAGGTGTGCCGCGCTCGTCTGCAACAAGACATACAGCAAATCTTTCCAT CTGCGCGGCTTTACTTGACTGGATCATCTATGAACGGATTGGGCTCCCGGTGCAGCGATGCTGATATATGCCTGGTTATCAAGGGAAAT AAAAAGAATGATGCTCTTCGTGTTCTTGGTCGTCTCCTAAAGTTGTTCAAAACCCTCT CGTATGTAGAGAGGAATCAGCTGATCAGAGCCAAAGTGCCAATCCTCAGGTTCAGGGAGAAAGGCAG TGATCTGGAGTTTGATCTGAATGTCAACAACACAGTGGGCATCAGGAATACATTCCTTCTGAGGAGTTACGCCTATG CTGATCTCAGGGTAAGACCCATGATCCTCGTCGTCAAGAAATGGGCACGGTACAATAATATCAATGATGCCAGCAAAGGAACATTAAGCAGCTACACGCTGGTGCTGATGGTCCTGCACTACCTCCAGA CTCTTAGTGAACCTGTCCTCCCATCTCTACAGAGGGACTACCCA GAGTCATTTAATCCTTTAATGAACCTGGACATGGTTCCAGAGGGACCCAAACACATCCCTCCCTACATCTCGAGAAACCAGTCCTCTCTGGGGGAGCTGCTTTTAGGATTTCTCAAGTACTATGCCACAGAGTTCAG TTGGGATAAACAGGTGATTTCTGTGCGAGAAGCCAGAGCGTTCCCTAAGAACAATTCTAAAGAGTGGAATAACAAATTCATATGTGTGGAAG AGCCTTTTGAAAGAAATAACGTCGCCAGGGCCGTCCACGAGAAGCTCAAGTTCGATGCCATTAAAGCGAAGTTTGCTGAG TCGTGTCGGTTACTACACGAGAGGAAGGAGCTGAACTCGATCCTCCCTTTCAGAGCCATCATCATTAAGGAGTCATCCAGGGGATGA